Genomic DNA from Chitinophaga lutea:
TCCCCCAAAGGATAAGAAGATCCATAGGACCAAACCATACAGCGACAAGCGGGAGAAGATCAACCGGGAGTACGCGAAGATGTCCCGGCCTGTATGGGAACCTGGGGTATTTGCGAATAAAAAACGAAACTGAAGCTTTTTTAACCGAACCGGCTACGGACACCGGAAAGAAATGATAACAAAAGTTGAGTGCATCGTTATCGAGTGCAATGTGTGCAATGACATTTACGAAGACGGGAACGGGTTTTCAGTGTTTCCCGACAACAACAGTGCGCATCCGGAAGATAATGGTTGGCATGTTGATGAAGACGTCCACTACTGCCCTGGGTGTCACGAAATTGACGAGGACGACAACCTAATTGTTAAACCTTCAGCCGCACCCGCTACGGACACGGGGGAGCAATGAAACTCTTCCAAACAAGAAAGGTTATATACGGCTGTGAGCTCCGCGGTGATCACATGATACCCTACCTGACCAGGTACACGCTCATCGAAACAAGCCGCTGGCAACTGTGCCTGCACATCTTCCACCGGTCGGACTGGACCGACGACCTGCATGATCACCCGTGGGACTTTGTTTCCCTTCTTCTGTGGCGGGGGTACATCGAAGAAACCCCGGACAGCCGGCGGCGGTATTATCCGGGTGCTGTGCTCATCCGCCGCGCGGAACACGTTCACCGGGTGGAATTGCTAAATGGGAAGAAAGCGGTTACCCTAGTCTGGATGGGCAAGAGAAGGAGGATGTGGGGATTCTGGGAAAAACAAGAGCGCGGCAACCGGTTCTGGGTGAACTTTTTACAGTATTTCCGAAAATACAGATGCTAAAAAGGGGGAAAATCCCCACCGGTACCGGTTTTTTCCCGATCAGCCCTGCGCGACCTTAAGGCCATGTACAAAACCTACAAGCAGCACCTTGACCAGTGGGTGCGGAAGATTGCGGCCATGGCGCCGGAAGAACTGGCCGTCATCATCATGTTCGAACTGTCCGAGGCTTGGGCAGATGGATACAACACCAGCGCCGTAGAAGATGGCTACACACCATACCCAAAGGAGCGGTGGCTCATCCTGAACCAGCTGAAAGAGTTGGGGCTCGTGCCGCCGGACGCGGTGGTAGATGAAGAATCAAAATAAAAAAACTAAAATATGAGCAAACAACAAAAAGCTAAAGAAACACAGGGCTATCAGGCGAAGCCGGTTATGCCGTTCTGCATTAACTGCCAGCACTTCACGAGCAAGGTAGAACAGGTAAAGTCAGCGTGGTCCGTAGGTACCTACACCAGGGAGTCAGAGGTGCGGTGTGGTATTGGTGGTTTCGCAATCAAAAAGCAAGGTACCTGCAATTCGTTCACTGCAAAAATTGACCAATGAGAGTTAAGATATCATTTGAATTCGAAATTCCCGACTACCTGCCCCATACAAAAAAGCAGGTAAAAGAATGGGTTAGGTTCGAGCTGGGGGAGCTCAGGGAAATGAACCGTTCTCCCATCGATAAACTCGATTTGTGGGACATGCTGCGTGGTGCAGCGGACGAAGCAAAATTTAAAATCACAGAGTAATGAGCAACCATGATGCAAAACCGCTGGAATTTAAGACTGTCCTTACCCTGGACGAATTTCAGGCGCTGACCTCAATTCGCACCAGGTGGTTCTGGAAATGCGCCGCCTATCCTCCGGAGAAACGAAGCCGGCCAGCCAGTGGATAAGTGTGGAGGCCTGTTTGCCAGAACCTTACACAGAGGTGTATGCCGGTTCTTTCGACGATGATGGGGAATTTTTCCAAACAGTATGCCATCATACCGGCGGAGAATGGGAAGGCTCCGGCATTAGTGAGGACTCTCTCATTACACATTGGATGCCATTTCCTGAACCACCTAAAATTTAACACGATGGAACAAAACGACAAATGCTATAATAAATAATTATATGAATGTATACAATGTTTCTTTTTTGTGGGTAAAGGATGAGGGCGGCAAGCGATCTAGCATGATCAAACAAATGGCTTATACAGATAATGAAGTTAGATCGAAGGAAGAGGCTGTAGGCAGGTTCCTGACATCCGATTTCAAAAATAACCAAGGGTGGAGTATACATTGTTGGAGCTGTAATACAATCGAATTAAAAGATAAAACAGAATAAAATGAACAAATACGAAGAACGTGTAAGGCAAAGGGCGGAGGAAATGGCGAGGGCCTGGGAGAAGGAGTATATTAAGCATAAAGATCCAGAGCATTATGAACAGCTAATTATTGAGCACATGCCTGCCGCCCGCCTTGCCGTCCAATGGGAAGCGGAGGCGTACACATCTGGTTATTCTCTTGGTCGGGATATGAAAAATGACCCGTATTCCCGAGCTCGTTTGGCTACAATGCTAAAATCTTTGGGCCTCATTCCTTCACCAAACCAACCGAAACAATGACGGAAGCAGAGCTCGCGGTACACTTTATCGACTACTTCAGTGATTGGGACGTCTACCAGGAAGTGCCCGCCGGTGGCATCGTCGATATCGTGGCGGAACGGAAGCCCATACGGGTAGCACTGGAGGTAAAGAAGTCCCTCAACTTCGATGTGATCGAGCAGGCCCGAAAGAACACCGGATATTTCAACTACTCGTATGTGGCGGTGCCAATGTCGAAATCTCTACAGTACCAAAACGGAATCCAGATTGATATCTGCAAGCGGTTGGGCGTCGGAATACTCGCACACTCCGAAAGAACTTACGGTGAGGTAAGCAGGGTTCAGGAGGTTCTTGCGCCGCGGCTGAACCGGCAGGTATACAAGGTAACACTTGAGGACTGGATGAAACGATCAACAGCAGGTAGCCAGAATGACCGGATGACGGCCTTTAAGTATTTCCGGGAGGAAATGATTAAGCAGGTCCGTCGCAGGCCAGGAATGGACATTAAGCAGCTCTTTGACTCACTTCCCCGCCATTATGGTAGTCTTTCTTCCTTCAAATCCTGTGTATTCAATCATGTAAAATCGGGGGTGATCCCTGGTATTGAATTCCGGGATGGGAAGTATTATGCAGTAAAAGAAACTGGGGGTTAATGAGGTGCCAATGGACTCAATACGGAGGGCAGAGAATATTCATACCTGGTTGTTACGGCATGCTACACCGTGACCCGGAAGATAGAAAGTATTTCTGCACCTGCTATGACACACCGCGGAAGCTGCGAAAGATCAGCCAGGTAAAGAAGCTGAAGCAGGAAAACAAACGCCTGCGGGC
This window encodes:
- a CDS encoding DUF551 domain-containing protein, whose protein sequence is MRRLSSGETKPASQWISVEACLPEPYTEVYAGSFDDDGEFFQTVCHHTGGEWEGSGISEDSLITHWMPFPEPPKI